A part of Dreissena polymorpha isolate Duluth1 chromosome 13, UMN_Dpol_1.0, whole genome shotgun sequence genomic DNA contains:
- the LOC127855579 gene encoding uncharacterized protein LOC127855579, whose translation MSAYLLKRKGLSLIVAFALIAVALVLMRPQYLLPWKTLGTLVEDITPNRKPIYELNISDISKIQTELLIASVHIDKGYSKETAIINGDIKKTYVTHMPEFASITISSKLSSLVRIFDSKKMSLHISVAENKCVNLRIRSDLQSPICVYDKESDNYISGSLLSSGTWEGSQMAMVVRLLQAHSEVDVLDLGCNIGVYTILAAKMNHRVVSVDPSRMNLMLLSRSLKLGEIDSKVTLLWNAVGDRVQNVTLHEYKGNIGGTFVKAKSDKDDENQIDELHRAVAVTLDHLIPLFANKPIFIKMDIETYEWNALKEGERFFKSTNVRFVFMEWVAHRNKQSANDIINFMYKFHLVPHQNDNVGSRLQLKSNATWPGEILWMKIVK comes from the coding sequence ATGAGTGCGTATTTACTGAAACGGAAAGGGTTATCATTGATAGTGGCCTTTGCATTGATTGCTGTAGCACTTGTCCTGATGAGGCCACAATACCTTCTTCCATGGAAGACACTAGGGACGCTGGTAGAAGATATAACACCAAATAGAAAACCTATATATGAACTTAACATTAGTGACATTAGTAAGATACAAACCGAATTGTTAATTGCTTCTGTTCATATAGACAAAGGTTACTCTAAAGAAACAGCCATCATAAATGGTGACAttaagaaaacatatgttacacaTATGCCGGAGTTCGCTTCAATAACGATATCATCGAAACTATCATCTTTAGTGAGAATATTCGATAGCAAAAAAATGTCTTTACATATATCAGTGGCTGAAAACAAATGTGTGAACTTAAGGATTCGATCTGATCTTCAGTCGCCCATTTGTGTGTATGATAAAGAAAGTGATAATTATATATCAGGGTCGTTGCTGTCTAGTGGAACTTGGGAGGGTTCTCAGATGGCAATGGTTGTTAGGTTACTGCAGGCACATAGTGAGGTAGATGTTTTAGACCTCGGTTGTAATATCGGTGTTTACACTATTCTGGCCGCTAAAATGAACCATCGGGTCGTTTCTGTTGATCCGTCGAGGATGAATTTAATGCTTCTTTCGCGATCACTAAAACTTGGTGAAATTGATTCGAAAGTGACTTTGCTGTGGAACGCTGTCGGCGACAGGGTGCAGAATGTAACTCTTCATGAATATAAAGGAAACATTGGAGGAACTTTTGTTAAGGCTAAAAGTGACAAAGACGACGAGAACCAGATTGACGAATTGCATCGAGCAGTTGCCGTGACACTTGATCACCTGATACCTCTGTTCGCAAACAaaccaattttcataaagatggaTATCGAAACATATGAGTGGAATGCATTAAAAGAAGGCGAACGCTTTTTCAAATCAACAAATGTAAGATTCGTTTTCATGGAGTGGGTCGCTCATAGAAATAAACAAAGCGCTAATGACATTAttaattttatgtacaaatttCATCTAGTGCCTCATCAGAACGACAACGTAGGGTCACGCTTACAGCTGAAATCAAATGCCACTTGGCCGGGCGAAATTTTGtggatgaaaattgtgaaataa